The Triticum urartu cultivar G1812 unplaced genomic scaffold, Tu2.1 TuUngrouped_contig_6636, whole genome shotgun sequence genome has a window encoding:
- the LOC125530888 gene encoding uncharacterized protein LOC125530888: MAGQSPNQVSSAEAILVGALSSGVNAPTWVVLQITFLLLAFCFTAMLYLAFFSSDFVIVGHVLLLITIGAVLFVLLNRFLAETGFVPVEQQMQEIGIHKPEATEKDKSN, from the exons ATGGCAGGACAATCGCCAAATCAAGTATCATCAGCTGAAGCTATCTTGGTGGGAGCCTTGTCCTCTGGTGTTAAT GCTCCCACGTGGGTCGTGCTCCAGATCACATTTTTGCTACTGGCATTCTGCTTCACCGCGATGCTTTACCTAGCCTTTTTCTCAAGCGACTTTGTGATCGTCGGGCACGTCCTTCTGCTCATAACCATCGGCGCGGTTCTATTCGTGCTCCTCAACAG GTTCCTCGCGGAGACCGGCTTCGTCCCTGTCGAACAGCAGATGCAGGAGATAGGGATCCACAAACCAGAAGCCACAGAGAAAGACAAGAGCAACTGA